A single genomic interval of Streptomyces sp. NBC_00663 harbors:
- a CDS encoding MFS transporter — MTDVLRRGRASLAFSFFAQGVAFALLVTRIPAIQDRYGISDALLPAFLAAVPVLAGVGSVTTEKVVKRIPPSRLLRWAQPVVLLALLGVGAGDAMVELAIALAAFGLAVGALDASMNMLGVSLQRAYGRSIMLSFHAVFSLGGIVGASLAWVGAHWDLALFVSYLPVVVVLLPAAFVGSRWYVDSGDPEPVEAQAGGGGGGVVFKALLPLCLVMTFAYIGDSTVSNWSAKYLQDVLGSSEQLATVPYNVYMITTLIGRGLGDFGVRRFGAVTVVRAGAVVAALGFAVVASAPGAWVGMLGFTLLGLGLCVLVPQTFAAAGRLFPGASDAAVARLNVFNYVGFLIGSPLVGALGDAWSYRGAMLVPMVLVLVTLVYARSFAAQPDRYGGGHERPRTADVGRGSNGI; from the coding sequence ATGACAGATGTGCTGCGGCGCGGTAGGGCCTCGTTGGCGTTCAGCTTCTTTGCGCAGGGGGTCGCCTTTGCCTTGCTGGTGACGCGGATTCCGGCGATCCAGGACCGGTACGGCATCTCCGACGCGCTGCTGCCGGCCTTCCTGGCCGCCGTACCGGTGCTGGCCGGGGTCGGGAGCGTCACGACCGAGAAGGTGGTGAAGCGAATACCGCCGAGCCGACTGCTGCGCTGGGCCCAGCCGGTCGTGCTGCTGGCGCTGCTCGGGGTCGGGGCCGGGGACGCGATGGTCGAGCTGGCGATCGCGCTGGCCGCCTTCGGGCTCGCCGTGGGTGCGCTGGACGCCTCGATGAACATGCTCGGGGTCAGTCTCCAGCGGGCGTACGGGCGGAGCATCATGCTCAGCTTCCATGCCGTGTTCAGCCTGGGCGGGATCGTGGGCGCGTCCCTGGCGTGGGTGGGGGCGCACTGGGATCTGGCGTTGTTCGTGTCGTATCTGCCGGTGGTGGTCGTGCTGCTGCCGGCCGCCTTCGTCGGGAGTCGGTGGTACGTCGACAGCGGTGATCCCGAGCCGGTGGAGGCGCAGGCTGGCGGGGGCGGGGGCGGTGTGGTCTTCAAGGCGCTGCTGCCGCTGTGTCTGGTGATGACCTTCGCGTACATCGGGGACTCGACCGTCTCCAACTGGAGCGCCAAGTATTTGCAGGACGTGCTGGGGAGCTCGGAGCAGTTGGCGACCGTGCCGTACAACGTCTACATGATCACCACCCTGATCGGGCGGGGGCTCGGGGACTTCGGGGTACGGCGGTTCGGGGCCGTGACGGTGGTGCGGGCGGGGGCCGTGGTGGCCGCGCTCGGGTTCGCGGTGGTGGCTTCGGCGCCGGGGGCGTGGGTCGGGATGCTCGGGTTCACGTTGCTGGGGCTGGGGCTGTGTGTGCTGGTGCCGCAGACCTTCGCGGCGGCCGGACGGCTGTTTCCGGGGGCGTCCGATGCGGCTGTCGCCCGGCTCAATGTCTTCAACTATGTGGGGTTTTTGATCGGTTCGCCGTTGGTGGGGGCGCTGGGCGACGCCTGGAGTTATCGCGGGGCGATGCTGGTGCCGATGGTGTTGGTGCTGGTGACGCTTGTGTACGCCCGGTCGTTCGCCGCTCAACCGGACCGATACGGTGGCGGGCATGAGCGGCCGCGCACAGCTGATGTGGGACGAGGCAGTAACGGGATATGA
- a CDS encoding VC0807 family protein, with product MKTTSTSKQNPFRPLVLDVAVPVGSYYLFRDAFGMSTFAALAWSSVVPAGRTVWCAVRERKANGLAGLILVVNVVSLLLSFVTGDPRLMLAKDSAVSSTVGIGILVSVVLGRPMMTAALKPFLVKADAAKQAAWERLLGGTAVGSASADFRRAERVFSVVWGVVLLAECVVRIVGAYTVPVDTMVWLGSVVMVGAMVLGMVVGGALAAGPMERMIAAEVEAEAGAEKAAKVGVAIAA from the coding sequence ATGAAGACGACGAGTACGAGCAAGCAGAACCCCTTCCGCCCCCTGGTCCTGGACGTGGCGGTGCCTGTCGGGTCGTACTACCTCTTCCGGGACGCCTTCGGGATGAGTACCTTCGCGGCGCTGGCCTGGAGCAGTGTGGTGCCTGCCGGGCGGACGGTGTGGTGTGCGGTCAGGGAGCGGAAGGCCAACGGGCTCGCGGGGCTCATCCTGGTCGTGAACGTCGTGTCGCTGCTGCTCAGCTTTGTCACCGGGGATCCGCGGCTGATGCTCGCCAAGGACAGTGCGGTCAGCAGCACGGTCGGGATCGGGATCCTGGTGTCGGTGGTGCTGGGGCGGCCGATGATGACGGCCGCTCTCAAGCCTTTCCTCGTCAAGGCGGACGCGGCCAAGCAGGCAGCGTGGGAGCGGCTCCTGGGCGGTACCGCCGTAGGTTCTGCCTCGGCGGACTTCCGGCGGGCCGAGCGGGTCTTCTCGGTGGTGTGGGGTGTGGTGCTGCTCGCGGAGTGCGTGGTGCGGATCGTGGGGGCGTACACCGTGCCCGTGGACACCATGGTGTGGCTGGGCTCGGTCGTCATGGTCGGGGCGATGGTGCTCGGGATGGTGGTCGGTGGGGCGCTGGCCGCCGGGCCCATGGAGCGGATGATCGCCGCGGAGGTCGAGGCTGAGGCCGGGGCCGAGAAGGCTGCCAAGGTGGGGGTCGCCATCGCCGCCTGA
- a CDS encoding HAD family hydrolase, protein MRYDLVIFDNDGVLVDSEPISNRLLAAYLTELGHPTSYEDSIRDYMGSAMHRIHDLVLERTGEPLPAEFDDVFHGRVFDAFERELKPVGGAVDVLEELAGAGVPYCVASSGSHERIRVGHRTTGLDRWFEESRVFSSQDVGRGKPAPDLFLYAAERMGVAPERCVVVEDSPLGVQAAVAAGMEVYGFTAMTPAAKLADATQLFSDMGDLVGLLR, encoded by the coding sequence ATGCGCTATGACCTGGTGATTTTCGACAATGACGGTGTCCTCGTGGACAGCGAGCCGATTTCCAATCGCTTGCTGGCCGCCTATCTGACGGAGCTCGGGCACCCGACCTCGTACGAGGACTCCATCCGGGACTACATGGGGTCCGCGATGCATCGGATCCATGATCTGGTGCTGGAGCGTACGGGGGAGCCGTTGCCGGCGGAGTTCGACGACGTCTTTCACGGGCGGGTGTTTGACGCGTTCGAGCGGGAGTTGAAGCCCGTGGGCGGTGCGGTGGATGTGCTGGAGGAGCTGGCGGGCGCCGGAGTGCCGTACTGCGTGGCCTCGTCCGGGAGTCATGAGCGGATTCGGGTGGGGCATCGGACGACGGGGCTGGACCGGTGGTTCGAGGAGTCGCGGGTCTTCAGTTCGCAGGATGTGGGGCGGGGTAAGCCGGCGCCGGATCTGTTCCTGTACGCCGCTGAGCGGATGGGGGTGGCGCCGGAGCGGTGTGTCGTCGTCGAGGACAGTCCGCTGGGGGTGCAGGCGGCTGTGGCGGCCGGCATGGAGGTGTACGGGTTCACCGCCATGACGCCTGCCGCCAAGCTCGCCGATGCCACTCAACTCTTCTCCGACATGGGGGACTTGGTGGGTCTGCTGCGGTGA
- the trpS gene encoding tryptophan--tRNA ligase translates to MTRVFSGVKPTGHLTLGNYLGAMRRWAAVDQHQADALFCVVDLHALTVDHDPARVRRLSRQAATLLLATGLDPELCTVFVQSHVDEHARLSYLLECVATDGEMRRMIQYKEKAARERERGGSVRLSLLTYPVLMAADILAYRTDEVPVGDDQAQHVELARDIAVRFNQRYGHTFVVPRVTRPGVAARVMNLQDPASKMGKSDDVGPGIVYLLDEPDVVRKKVMRAVTDSGSEVVYDREARPGVANLLEILAACSGGNPEELSGVYESYGALKKDTADAVVEVLRPVQERHKELCADPGYVEGVLRDGAEKARAMARPTVDAAYRAIGLLPAAADIGVTA, encoded by the coding sequence ATGACAAGGGTCTTCAGTGGGGTCAAGCCGACCGGGCATCTGACGCTGGGGAACTACCTGGGGGCCATGCGGCGGTGGGCTGCCGTGGACCAGCACCAGGCCGACGCGCTCTTCTGCGTCGTAGACCTGCACGCGCTGACCGTGGACCACGATCCGGCGCGGGTGCGGCGGCTCAGTCGGCAGGCGGCGACCCTGTTGCTTGCCACGGGGCTGGATCCGGAGCTGTGCACCGTGTTCGTACAGAGTCATGTGGACGAGCACGCGCGGCTGTCGTATCTGCTGGAGTGCGTGGCCACGGACGGTGAGATGCGGCGGATGATCCAGTACAAGGAGAAGGCCGCGCGGGAGCGGGAGCGTGGCGGGAGTGTGCGGCTGTCGCTGCTGACGTATCCGGTGCTGATGGCGGCGGACATCCTGGCGTACCGGACGGACGAGGTGCCGGTCGGAGACGACCAGGCGCAGCATGTGGAGCTGGCGCGGGACATCGCGGTGCGGTTCAACCAGCGGTACGGCCATACGTTCGTGGTGCCTCGGGTCACGCGTCCCGGTGTGGCGGCTCGGGTCATGAATCTTCAGGATCCGGCGTCGAAGATGGGGAAGAGCGACGACGTCGGGCCTGGGATCGTCTATCTGCTGGACGAGCCGGACGTCGTACGGAAGAAGGTCATGCGGGCGGTGACCGACAGTGGGTCCGAGGTCGTGTACGACCGGGAGGCTCGGCCGGGGGTGGCCAATCTGCTGGAGATCCTCGCGGCGTGCTCGGGTGGGAACCCCGAGGAGCTGAGCGGTGTATATGAGTCGTACGGCGCCTTGAAGAAGGACACTGCGGACGCCGTGGTGGAGGTTCTGAGGCCCGTGCAGGAGAGGCACAAGGAGTTGTGCGCGGATCCTGGCTATGTGGAGGGGGTGCTGCGGGATGGTGCGGAGAAGGCTCGGGCGATGGCCCGGCCGACCGTGGATGCCGCGTATCGGGCGATCGGGCTGCTGCCGGCGGCTGCCGATATCGGGGTGACCGCTTAG
- the proC gene encoding pyrroline-5-carboxylate reductase, whose product MTQKVAVLGTGKIGEALLSGMIRGGWAPAGLLVTARRQERAEELRARYGVTPVTNAEAAKTADTLILTVKPQDMGTLLDELAPHVPADRLIISGAAGIPTSFFEERLAAGTPVVRVMTNTPALVDEAMSVISGGSHATADHLAHAEEIFGAVGKTLRVPESQQDACTALSGSGPAYFFYLVEAMTDAGILLGLPRDKAHDLIVQSAIGAATMLRDSGEHPVKLRENVTSPAGTTINAIRELENHGVRAALIAALEAARDRSRELASGNN is encoded by the coding sequence ATGACCCAGAAAGTCGCAGTCCTCGGCACCGGCAAGATCGGCGAAGCCCTGCTCAGCGGAATGATCCGAGGCGGCTGGGCCCCGGCCGGCCTCCTCGTCACCGCCCGCCGGCAGGAGCGAGCCGAAGAACTCCGCGCGCGCTACGGAGTCACGCCGGTCACCAACGCCGAGGCCGCCAAGACCGCCGACACCCTGATCCTTACGGTCAAGCCGCAGGACATGGGCACCCTCCTGGACGAGCTCGCCCCGCACGTCCCCGCCGACCGACTGATCATCAGCGGTGCGGCAGGCATCCCCACCTCCTTCTTCGAGGAGCGCCTCGCCGCGGGCACCCCGGTCGTCCGCGTCATGACGAACACCCCCGCCCTCGTCGACGAGGCCATGTCCGTCATCTCCGGCGGCAGCCACGCCACCGCCGACCACCTCGCCCACGCCGAGGAGATCTTCGGCGCCGTCGGCAAGACGCTGCGCGTGCCCGAGTCCCAGCAGGACGCCTGCACCGCCCTCTCCGGCTCCGGCCCGGCGTACTTCTTCTACCTGGTCGAAGCCATGACGGACGCCGGCATCCTGCTCGGCCTGCCCCGCGACAAGGCCCACGACCTCATCGTCCAGTCCGCGATCGGCGCCGCCACGATGCTCCGCGACAGCGGCGAACACCCCGTCAAGCTCCGCGAGAACGTCACGTCCCCCGCGGGCACGACGATCAACGCCATCCGCGAGCTCGAGAACCACGGCGTACGAGCGGCCCTCATCGCCGCCCTCGAAGCCGCCCGCGACCGCAGCCGCGAACTGGCCTCCGGCAACAACTGA
- a CDS encoding ABC transporter permease has translation MSTTTATTPVTPAPTSALNASRTLATAARVLRQLRHDPRSIALMILVPCVMLFLLRYVFDGSPRTFDNIGASLLGIFPLITMFLVTSIATLRERTSGTLERLLAMPLGKGDLIAGYALAFGTLAIIQSALATALALWGLGLDVTGSPWLLLLVALLDALLGTALGLFVSAFAASEFQAVQFMPAVIFPQLLLCGLFTPRDNMHPVLEAISDVLPMSYAVDGMNEVLKHTDMTATFVRDALIVAGCALLVLGLGAATLRRRTQ, from the coding sequence ATGAGCACCACGACCGCCACCACGCCCGTCACCCCAGCCCCGACCAGCGCCCTCAACGCCTCCCGCACCCTCGCCACCGCGGCCCGCGTCCTGCGCCAGCTCCGCCACGACCCGCGTTCGATCGCGCTGATGATCCTGGTGCCCTGCGTGATGCTGTTCCTGCTGCGCTACGTCTTCGACGGCAGCCCGCGCACCTTCGACAACATCGGCGCCTCCCTCCTCGGGATCTTCCCCCTGATCACGATGTTCCTCGTCACCTCCATCGCCACCCTCCGCGAACGCACCTCCGGCACCCTCGAACGCCTACTCGCCATGCCCCTCGGCAAAGGCGACCTCATCGCCGGCTACGCCCTCGCCTTCGGCACCCTCGCGATCATCCAGTCCGCCCTCGCCACCGCCCTCGCCCTCTGGGGCCTCGGCCTCGACGTCACCGGCAGCCCCTGGCTCCTCCTCCTGGTCGCCCTGCTCGACGCGCTCCTCGGCACCGCCCTCGGCCTCTTCGTATCGGCCTTCGCCGCCTCCGAGTTCCAGGCCGTCCAGTTCATGCCGGCCGTGATCTTCCCCCAGCTCCTCCTCTGCGGCCTGTTCACACCCCGGGACAACATGCACCCCGTGCTGGAGGCCATCTCCGACGTACTCCCCATGTCCTACGCCGTCGACGGCATGAACGAGGTCCTCAAGCACACCGACATGACCGCCACCTTCGTCCGCGACGCCCTGATCGTGGCCGGCTGCGCCCTGCTGGTCCTGGGCCTGGGCGCGGCGACGCTGAGGCGCAGGACGCAATAG
- a CDS encoding ABC transporter ATP-binding protein has product MMNYSSGPPDTPAVHAEGLTVVRGPRTVLRGLDFTVPRGQITGLLGPSGCGKSTLMRSVVGTQAKATGTLDVLGHPAGHPALRTRIGYVTQAPSVYDDLTVRQNLAYFAAILAPGHAAADRRHTDVTRVIDDVDLTSHADSLAGNLSGGQRSRVSLAVALLGTPELLVLDEPTVGLDPVLRRDLWNLFHDIATQRGATLLISSHVMDEAERCHRLLLMREGEILADDTPDALRTRTGSDTVEDAFLHLVDEAVAAGRKENKKENKKESKRENERETTR; this is encoded by the coding sequence ATGATGAATTATTCTTCCGGGCCGCCCGACACCCCTGCCGTCCACGCCGAAGGCCTCACCGTCGTCCGCGGCCCCCGCACCGTCCTACGCGGCCTCGACTTCACCGTCCCCCGCGGTCAGATCACCGGCCTCCTAGGTCCTTCCGGCTGCGGAAAATCCACCCTCATGCGCTCCGTCGTCGGCACCCAGGCCAAGGCCACCGGCACCCTCGACGTCCTTGGCCACCCCGCAGGACACCCCGCCCTGCGCACCCGCATCGGCTACGTCACCCAAGCCCCCTCCGTCTACGACGACCTGACCGTCCGCCAGAACCTCGCCTACTTCGCCGCGATCCTCGCCCCCGGCCACGCCGCCGCCGACCGCCGCCACACCGACGTCACCCGGGTCATCGACGACGTCGACCTCACCAGCCACGCCGACTCCCTCGCCGGCAACCTCTCCGGCGGCCAACGCAGCCGCGTCTCCCTGGCCGTGGCCCTCCTCGGCACCCCCGAACTCCTCGTCCTCGACGAACCCACCGTCGGCCTGGACCCCGTCCTGCGCCGCGACCTCTGGAACCTCTTCCACGACATCGCCACCCAGCGCGGCGCCACCCTCCTCATCTCCTCCCACGTCATGGACGAGGCCGAGCGCTGCCACCGCCTCCTCCTCATGCGCGAGGGCGAGATCCTCGCCGACGACACCCCGGACGCCCTGCGCACCCGCACCGGCTCCGACACCGTCGAAGACGCCTTCCTGCACCTCGTGGACGAGGCCGTCGCAGCGGGACGCAAGGAGAACAAGAAGGAGAACAAGAAGGAGAGCAAGCGGGAGAACGAGAGGGAGACGACCCGATGA